Proteins from a genomic interval of Mesobacillus sp. S13:
- a CDS encoding GIY-YIG nuclease family protein: MNIKEKVKNLPLTPGVYLMKDYKGTVIYVGKAKSLKKRVQSYFQNSAAHPQKIKKMVANINDFHVLHTDTEFEAFMLECKLIKELKPLFNKKMKSHLSYSYIAINMDGPFRKISIVSEKSVDGGTIYFGPYTSPIYVKKAIENFKEYFKIDCLQPLKGSPCLNYTLGKCSGLCLGRSGVEQYNRIVERFITFLQGSHAGILDELEQKMNHASEEFQFEEAAKYRNYMKSFSILLYKENMIQFTGGNKNIVVVEWINERTLKIFRIKGHKVIFSKEYRPEKFSQLTVEIRDTILESFQQCEKRKSAVIGKEELDEAQIIYSYLNGGHARFIVIPDEWLDGSENEKLDASINQLLKA; the protein is encoded by the coding sequence ATGAATATAAAAGAAAAAGTCAAGAACCTTCCTTTGACTCCTGGTGTTTACCTTATGAAAGACTACAAAGGTACAGTGATTTATGTCGGGAAAGCGAAAAGCCTCAAGAAGCGGGTCCAATCATATTTTCAAAACTCTGCAGCCCATCCGCAAAAAATCAAGAAGATGGTCGCTAACATAAATGATTTTCATGTCTTGCATACTGATACGGAATTTGAGGCATTCATGCTTGAATGCAAACTAATCAAAGAATTAAAGCCACTTTTTAACAAGAAAATGAAGAGCCATCTTTCGTACTCATATATTGCCATTAATATGGACGGGCCTTTCCGGAAAATTTCAATCGTATCTGAAAAATCCGTTGATGGCGGAACGATTTATTTTGGACCCTATACCAGTCCCATTTATGTAAAAAAAGCAATTGAAAACTTTAAGGAGTATTTCAAAATAGACTGCCTTCAGCCACTCAAGGGTTCTCCTTGCCTGAACTATACCCTGGGGAAGTGCAGTGGTCTGTGTTTAGGCAGATCAGGGGTTGAGCAATACAATAGGATTGTGGAAAGGTTCATTACATTTCTCCAGGGATCTCATGCAGGGATTTTGGACGAATTAGAGCAGAAGATGAATCATGCCTCCGAAGAATTCCAATTTGAAGAAGCAGCAAAATACAGGAATTACATGAAGTCGTTCTCCATCCTTTTGTATAAGGAAAATATGATTCAATTCACTGGAGGAAATAAGAATATTGTCGTGGTTGAATGGATCAACGAACGCACATTGAAGATTTTTCGGATCAAAGGGCATAAGGTCATTTTTAGTAAGGAATACCGTCCAGAGAAGTTTAGTCAGCTAACAGTGGAGATCAGGGACACCATCTTAGAATCTTTTCAGCAGTGTGAGAAAAGAAAATCTGCCGTCATCGGCAAGGAGGAACTTGATGAAGCCCAAATCATTTATAGTTATTTAAATGGGGGCCATGCCAGATTCATCGTCATTCCAGATGAATGGCTGGATGGCAGTGAGAATGAGAAACTGGATGCATCTATTAATCAATTACTAAAAGCTTAA
- a CDS encoding ABC transporter ATP-binding protein: MIRRFFTYYRPHRRLFIIDFSSAVIVALLELAFPLAVQWFIDTLLPGGNWNMIVSVSVGLLLLYIISTLLQFIVNYWGHKLGINIETDMRQQLFQHVQKQSFRFFDNTKTGHIMSRITNDLFDLGELAHHGPEDLFIAVMTFVGAFWIMLTINVNLALTTMIIVPFLIWLITYSNLKMNAAWKNMYTDIADVNARVEDSVSGIRVVQSFTNEDFEIERFTKNNRKFRRAKLSAYKVMSFSSSSIYMLTRLIVLVVLVYGAWLSFQGTLSYGELVGFVLYVNVLFKPIDKISAILELYPKGMAGFKRFTELMDQSPDVVDREDAIEVTSLKGNIEFRDVTFSYDENKPVLEGIDLRIKHGETVAFVGPSGAGKTTICSLIPRFYDVNRGSITIDGIDIREMTKKSLRSQIGIVQQDVFLFTGTLRENIAYGSLGATHEDIVRAAKQAHLEDFIAALPEGYETQIGERGLKLSGGQKQRIAIARMFLKNPPILILDEATSALDTETERIIQKALGELSKNRTTLVIAHRLATIKSADRIVVVTEDGIAEEGSHDELIQQGGIFANLHKVQFETSI, translated from the coding sequence ATGATACGGAGATTTTTTACTTATTACCGCCCTCATCGGCGGCTATTCATCATTGACTTTAGCAGTGCGGTGATTGTTGCTTTGTTGGAGCTTGCTTTTCCGCTCGCAGTGCAATGGTTTATCGATACCTTATTGCCTGGCGGAAACTGGAATATGATCGTGAGTGTAAGCGTCGGATTGCTACTGTTATACATCATCAGCACTTTGCTGCAATTCATCGTCAATTACTGGGGCCACAAGCTGGGAATCAACATTGAGACAGACATGAGGCAGCAGCTGTTCCAGCATGTACAGAAGCAATCATTCCGCTTCTTCGATAATACGAAAACCGGACATATCATGAGCAGGATCACCAATGATCTTTTTGACCTGGGAGAGTTGGCGCACCACGGACCCGAGGACTTATTCATTGCAGTGATGACCTTCGTCGGCGCGTTCTGGATCATGCTGACAATCAATGTCAATCTGGCATTGACTACGATGATCATCGTGCCATTCCTGATCTGGCTAATTACCTATTCCAATCTGAAAATGAACGCAGCGTGGAAGAATATGTACACAGACATTGCTGATGTGAATGCCAGGGTGGAGGACAGTGTTTCCGGAATCAGAGTGGTCCAGTCTTTTACAAATGAAGATTTCGAGATTGAGAGATTCACAAAGAATAACCGCAAGTTCCGCCGTGCCAAATTGAGTGCCTATAAGGTAATGTCCTTTAGTTCGTCCAGTATTTATATGCTGACAAGACTGATTGTCCTTGTTGTTCTCGTGTATGGTGCGTGGCTGAGTTTCCAGGGGACCTTGAGTTATGGAGAACTGGTAGGGTTCGTCTTGTATGTGAACGTACTTTTTAAGCCAATCGATAAAATCAGTGCAATACTAGAGTTGTATCCAAAAGGGATGGCAGGTTTCAAACGGTTTACCGAGCTGATGGATCAGAGTCCTGATGTGGTGGACAGGGAAGATGCAATTGAGGTCACTAGTTTGAAAGGGAATATTGAATTCCGCGATGTTACTTTCAGCTATGATGAAAATAAACCGGTTTTGGAAGGAATCGATCTGAGAATCAAACATGGGGAAACAGTCGCGTTTGTCGGCCCTTCTGGTGCAGGGAAAACGACGATTTGTTCATTGATTCCCCGCTTTTACGATGTGAACAGAGGCAGCATAACAATCGATGGCATCGATATCCGCGAGATGACGAAGAAATCGCTGCGCTCGCAAATCGGGATCGTCCAGCAGGATGTGTTCCTTTTTACAGGAACGCTGCGTGAGAATATTGCTTACGGCTCACTGGGGGCAACGCACGAGGATATCGTCAGAGCTGCGAAACAAGCGCACTTGGAGGATTTCATTGCTGCTTTGCCAGAAGGCTATGAGACGCAGATTGGGGAACGCGGCCTGAAACTGTCGGGTGGACAGAAGCAGCGAATTGCGATTGCGCGTATGTTCCTTAAGAATCCGCCGATCTTGATCCTCGATGAAGCGACATCTGCACTTGATACCGAGACGGAAAGAATCATTCAAAAAGCGCTTGGAGAATTATCGAAGAACCGGACAACGCTAGTCATCGCGCACAGACTGGCAACGATCAAAAGTGCCGACAGAATTGTCGTCGTCACGGAGGACGGGATTGCCGAAGAAGGAAGCCATGATGAGCTGATTCAACAGGGAGGCATCTTCGCGAACCTGCACAAGGTCCAATTCGAAACATCCATTTAG
- a CDS encoding aromatic acid exporter family protein, giving the protein MSILKKFNFVGGRVLKTGIAVFITALICELLGWPPMFAVITAIVTIEPTAADSIRKAYVRFPASAIGAAFSVVFNFAFGDSPLTYMLVAVATIIACHRLRLQDGALVAVLTGVAMISTVHDHYLSSFFIRLGTTLTGLTVSTLVNLLVIRPDYSKSIKAKIQRLIVETGDLIEGRGTEITRHQPLHRETRADFMKILKDMEAIETLCKYQKKEWKLHQFDRKDMRNIHYEFKKLTIMRQVHYHVGNLVSLPSLHLPETKAQVVENMVKSIKSAFQDPDFAMDESHDAIVKKLLELLRHEVDEREAKSHRFSEETVIYYELVSIHDLLEELNQIHKFEIRHQKLLEKSLEMS; this is encoded by the coding sequence ATGTCCATACTGAAAAAATTCAATTTTGTCGGAGGAAGGGTTCTGAAAACGGGGATTGCTGTGTTTATTACGGCATTGATTTGCGAGCTTTTAGGCTGGCCGCCGATGTTCGCCGTGATTACAGCAATCGTGACAATTGAACCTACCGCGGCAGATTCGATAAGAAAAGCATATGTGAGATTCCCGGCATCAGCGATAGGAGCGGCTTTCTCGGTCGTCTTCAACTTTGCCTTCGGCGACAGTCCGCTAACTTATATGCTCGTTGCTGTCGCGACGATTATTGCCTGCCACAGGCTGAGACTTCAAGATGGAGCACTCGTAGCAGTCCTGACCGGCGTCGCCATGATTTCTACTGTCCATGACCACTATCTGTCCAGCTTTTTCATCCGGCTTGGAACAACTTTGACCGGATTGACGGTGTCGACCCTGGTGAACCTGCTTGTGATACGACCTGATTATTCAAAATCAATCAAGGCAAAAATCCAGCGCCTGATTGTGGAAACGGGGGACTTGATAGAAGGCAGGGGAACGGAAATTACGAGGCATCAGCCGTTGCACCGAGAGACACGAGCTGACTTCATGAAAATCCTGAAGGACATGGAAGCGATTGAAACACTATGCAAATACCAAAAGAAAGAATGGAAGCTGCACCAATTCGATCGGAAGGATATGCGGAACATCCATTATGAATTCAAGAAACTGACGATTATGAGACAAGTCCATTATCATGTTGGAAATCTCGTTTCGCTCCCCTCGTTGCACCTGCCCGAGACCAAAGCTCAGGTCGTCGAAAATATGGTGAAATCGATCAAGTCAGCCTTCCAAGATCCTGATTTCGCAATGGATGAATCTCATGATGCCATCGTCAAAAAACTGCTGGAACTACTGAGACATGAGGTAGATGAGCGGGAAGCAAAATCTCACCGGTTTTCCGAAGAAACGGTCATCTATTATGAGCTCGTCTCGATTCACGACCTGCTGGAGGAGTTGAACCAAATTCACAAGTTTGAAATCAGGCATCAAAAATTGCTTGAAAAGTCATTGGAAATGAGCTGA
- a CDS encoding ABC transporter ATP-binding protein: MSVLEFENVTKTYGKKNALDNLSFSLGENKITGLIGRNGAGKTTMLKIAAGFMLESSGEVRVFGENPFNNLTVSANMIMVDNDMNLPAALNLGELLETAGDFYHNWDMKLARNLLDYFRLDPKQTHAGLSKGMRNTFNAIIGLAARCPLTIFDEPTNGMDAGVRKDFYRALLKDYIANPRTIIISSHHLNEVEDILEDILLLKDGKQFLHMPIEELREYAVVVSGKEEGMKNWLRGHEVFHKSNAEFGRIYAVIRNDLSDDQIATAMKNGLEFSTISNEDLCLYLTSQEKGGIDDVFNKG, encoded by the coding sequence ATGAGTGTGCTGGAGTTCGAAAATGTAACCAAAACATATGGAAAGAAAAACGCCTTGGATAACCTTTCGTTTTCCCTCGGTGAAAATAAGATTACTGGCCTGATCGGCAGGAATGGGGCAGGAAAGACGACGATGCTGAAAATCGCGGCCGGTTTCATGCTTGAGAGTTCAGGCGAGGTCAGAGTGTTTGGAGAGAATCCATTCAATAATCTAACTGTGTCTGCCAACATGATCATGGTTGATAATGACATGAATCTGCCTGCTGCATTGAATCTTGGGGAGCTGTTGGAAACAGCGGGTGATTTTTATCATAACTGGGATATGAAATTGGCGCGGAATCTGCTGGATTATTTCCGCCTCGATCCGAAGCAGACACATGCCGGGTTATCAAAGGGTATGAGGAATACCTTCAATGCAATTATAGGCCTGGCGGCTCGATGCCCGTTGACCATTTTCGATGAACCGACGAACGGCATGGATGCGGGGGTCAGGAAGGATTTTTACCGGGCGCTTTTGAAAGATTATATCGCCAATCCCCGGACGATCATCATTTCAAGCCATCACTTGAACGAGGTGGAGGATATCCTCGAAGACATCCTGCTCCTGAAGGATGGCAAGCAATTTTTGCATATGCCAATTGAAGAACTGCGTGAATATGCGGTGGTTGTCAGCGGAAAAGAGGAAGGTATGAAAAACTGGCTGCGCGGCCACGAGGTATTTCACAAAAGCAATGCTGAATTCGGAAGGATCTATGCAGTGATTCGCAATGATCTATCCGATGACCAGATCGCCACAGCGATGAAAAACGGCCTTGAGTTCTCGACGATTTCTAACGAAGACCTCTGTCTGTACTTGACGAGCCAGGAGAAAGGCGGGATCGATGATGTATTTAACAAAGGTTAG
- a CDS encoding sensor histidine kinase, with translation MFTKNKKHVPLLRYWTTRYLLTLIGGLLLLGAGSMWWIKETTLENRLKLMEYMAVETADRVAQADDFGGFDKRMGDPTKFFEMESQPLLFITDLNGNVLNTGPMHGGGGPRHLSRNVPSEILTRDDSIQRVTENGTAIYVVKAPITIDELQAGWVVVMQNAADLTDVDQEYRLLLILLVGLGLLGWIVIYLLTKRILNPIQDVARAAAQVREGDYDITLDSNQKELEMYELVTSFKEMTRRLTQLEQMRAELLAGVTHDLKTPVTSISGLVQAVRDGVVTGEERQEFLDITLKEIQRLQTMISDLLEFNSLAAGAFTIRTEDCDMNKLVEDIGRQWQVTQNEFVDLKVITPDHSIHAETDPLRLQQILINLLNNSYQAIGHDGSVSLILSEGRIDVKDTGSGIPEEEQALVFERFFRGEKKKLKVRGLGLGLPFSKMLARSLGAELILKESNSSGTTFSILWPKET, from the coding sequence GTGTTTACGAAAAATAAAAAGCACGTTCCATTGTTGAGGTATTGGACAACCAGATACCTGCTGACCCTGATTGGCGGGCTGCTTTTGCTCGGTGCCGGTTCGATGTGGTGGATAAAGGAAACAACGCTAGAAAACAGACTGAAGTTAATGGAGTACATGGCTGTTGAAACTGCCGACCGGGTCGCGCAGGCAGACGATTTCGGTGGTTTTGACAAAAGGATGGGAGACCCGACTAAATTTTTCGAAATGGAAAGTCAGCCACTGCTTTTCATTACTGATTTGAATGGGAATGTCCTGAATACAGGTCCAATGCACGGCGGGGGCGGCCCTCGTCATCTTTCAAGAAATGTTCCCTCGGAAATCCTTACAAGAGATGACAGCATTCAAAGGGTCACGGAAAATGGAACAGCTATTTATGTTGTTAAAGCGCCAATCACCATCGATGAGCTTCAGGCCGGATGGGTTGTCGTTATGCAGAACGCTGCTGATTTGACGGATGTTGACCAGGAATACCGTTTGTTGCTGATTTTACTGGTGGGACTTGGCTTGCTAGGATGGATTGTCATTTATCTTCTTACCAAACGAATCCTGAACCCAATCCAGGATGTAGCGAGGGCAGCGGCACAGGTGCGGGAAGGTGATTATGACATCACGCTGGATTCAAACCAAAAGGAACTTGAAATGTATGAACTGGTCACTTCTTTTAAAGAAATGACCCGCCGTCTGACCCAGCTGGAGCAAATGCGAGCAGAGTTGCTCGCGGGAGTCACCCATGACCTGAAAACGCCGGTAACCTCGATCAGCGGCCTCGTCCAGGCTGTGCGGGATGGAGTCGTGACTGGTGAAGAGCGCCAGGAGTTTCTGGATATCACCCTAAAAGAAATCCAAAGATTGCAAACGATGATTTCAGACCTGCTGGAATTCAACTCATTGGCAGCCGGAGCTTTTACGATTCGTACAGAAGATTGTGATATGAATAAACTCGTTGAGGATATCGGGAGGCAGTGGCAGGTCACACAAAATGAATTTGTTGATCTAAAGGTCATCACGCCTGACCACTCCATACATGCTGAAACGGATCCTTTACGATTGCAGCAAATCCTGATTAACTTATTGAATAACTCCTACCAGGCAATAGGGCATGATGGCAGCGTATCCCTCATTCTTTCAGAGGGAAGGATTGATGTGAAAGATACCGGTTCGGGAATTCCGGAAGAAGAGCAGGCGCTGGTGTTTGAGCGTTTCTTCCGAGGTGAGAAGAAAAAACTGAAAGTCAGGGGTCTCGGCCTCGGCCTGCCTTTCAGCAAAATGTTGGCCCGCTCGCTGGGGGCAGAGTTGATTTTAAAGGAGAGCAATTCAAGCGGTACGACATTTTCAATACTGTGGCCAAAAGAAACATAG
- a CDS encoding GntR family transcriptional regulator: MILNSDSMKPIYVQIAEWLETEILSESIKRDEKVFSQYQLAEMLNINPATAAKGLNILADENIVYKKRGLGMFVSEDAKKIIMAKRRNQTLKSLVAELVREAEHLKVTEEELIQMIQEAKRDMKGES, encoded by the coding sequence TTGATCCTTAATTCAGATAGCATGAAGCCGATTTATGTCCAAATTGCTGAGTGGCTGGAGACGGAGATTCTCAGCGAGAGTATCAAAAGGGATGAAAAGGTTTTTTCACAATATCAGCTTGCGGAAATGCTGAATATCAATCCGGCGACAGCAGCAAAAGGGTTGAATATTTTGGCGGATGAAAACATTGTTTATAAAAAGCGTGGTCTCGGGATGTTCGTATCGGAGGATGCGAAGAAGATAATCATGGCGAAACGGAGGAACCAGACATTGAAGTCATTGGTGGCTGAGTTGGTGCGGGAAGCGGAACATCTCAAGGTGACGGAAGAGGAATTGATACAGATGATCCAGGAAGCCAAACGGGATATGAAGGGGGAATCGTGA
- a CDS encoding response regulator transcription factor, producing the protein MKSILIVEDEQTISRVLAVYLKHEGYEILQAYDGKQGLHLFTQHQPDLVLLDVMLPEMDGWDVLKEVRNISSCPVIMLTALGDIDYRLKGLNQGADDYISKPFVGEEVVARVNAVLRRSSQVLETENMKQFGSLKINMDSHVVSVNGEKVVLTPKDLSLLIFLAGRPNRTFTREDLIENVWGMDYDGSDRAVDLSIKRIRHSLAGWPASQGEIRTLRGLGYQFSVYEK; encoded by the coding sequence ATGAAAAGCATATTAATAGTAGAAGATGAACAAACGATCTCAAGAGTGCTGGCAGTTTACCTGAAGCATGAAGGATATGAGATACTCCAGGCGTACGATGGCAAACAAGGTCTCCATTTATTTACTCAGCACCAGCCTGATCTTGTTCTGCTGGATGTGATGCTGCCTGAAATGGATGGCTGGGATGTTCTGAAGGAAGTCCGAAACATCAGCTCCTGTCCCGTCATTATGCTGACTGCCTTGGGGGACATTGACTATCGCTTAAAAGGGCTGAACCAGGGAGCGGACGATTATATTTCCAAGCCGTTCGTTGGTGAAGAAGTGGTTGCCAGGGTAAATGCCGTGCTGCGCCGTTCCTCCCAAGTTCTTGAAACGGAAAACATGAAACAATTTGGCAGCCTTAAGATCAATATGGATTCGCATGTCGTCTCCGTCAATGGCGAAAAAGTAGTGTTGACACCCAAAGATCTCAGCTTGCTGATTTTCCTTGCGGGGAGACCCAATCGAACCTTTACCCGGGAAGACTTGATTGAGAATGTCTGGGGGATGGATTATGACGGAAGCGATCGCGCAGTAGATCTATCGATAAAAAGAATCCGCCATTCATTGGCGGGTTGGCCCGCTTCACAGGGAGAGATCAGGACATTAAGAGGATTGGGGTATCAGTTCAGTGTTTACGAAAAATAA
- the proC gene encoding pyrroline-5-carboxylate reductase, protein MRLLKHKKVAFLGAGSMAEAMISGVVKSGKMRAENVYVTNKSNAAKLERLESRYGINAMPQNELPYADIDMFILAMKPKGAAGALEALKDQLVPGQVVVSVLAGISTGFMEENLKSGQQVVRVMPNTSSMIQESATAISPGMHTTDENIEDVKELLSSMGKVFLIDEEQMDIFTGLAGSGPAYFYYLMEHMERVGKENGMDEKMAREIIAQTILGAAKMIIEKDETPEVLRKNVTSPNGTTASGLNALRKYNGGMAISQAVNHAANRSKEINKELEGVLVPS, encoded by the coding sequence ATGCGGTTGTTAAAACATAAAAAAGTAGCATTTTTAGGTGCAGGGTCAATGGCGGAAGCAATGATTTCAGGTGTGGTCAAATCAGGCAAGATGCGTGCGGAAAATGTTTATGTGACGAACAAGAGCAATGCAGCGAAACTGGAGCGTCTCGAATCCAGATACGGAATCAATGCGATGCCTCAGAATGAATTGCCATATGCAGATATAGATATGTTTATTTTAGCGATGAAGCCAAAAGGAGCAGCAGGAGCTCTTGAGGCTTTGAAGGATCAATTAGTGCCCGGCCAGGTGGTTGTTTCGGTACTCGCAGGCATTTCAACAGGGTTCATGGAAGAAAACCTTAAGAGTGGCCAGCAGGTTGTTCGCGTCATGCCGAATACATCAAGCATGATCCAGGAATCAGCGACTGCTATTTCGCCAGGAATGCACACAACGGACGAAAACATCGAGGATGTAAAAGAGCTTTTAAGCAGCATGGGCAAAGTGTTCCTGATTGATGAGGAGCAGATGGATATCTTCACAGGCCTTGCCGGAAGCGGACCTGCTTATTTTTACTACTTGATGGAGCATATGGAGCGTGTCGGCAAGGAAAACGGCATGGACGAAAAAATGGCCCGTGAAATCATTGCCCAGACCATCCTTGGTGCGGCGAAAATGATCATCGAAAAAGACGAAACGCCAGAGGTGCTCAGGAAAAACGTCACCTCCCCGAATGGAACGACAGCTTCGGGTCTGAACGCATTAAGGAAATACAATGGCGGTATGGCGATCTCCCAGGCCGTCAACCATGCGGCGAACCGCTCGAAAGAGATCAATAAAGAACTCGAAGGTGTACTTGTTCCTTCATAA
- a CDS encoding vWA domain-containing protein has translation MKNNLTEIIFLLDRSGSMEGLERDTVGGFNAFVKKQTELEGETILTTVLFDDQYEVLWNGIDAREAKLTEDEYYVRGMTALLDAVGKTILDVGYRLGRTSEEKRPGKVIFVITTDGMENASSEFTYGKVKELIRHQQEKYSWEFIFMGANIDVAKEADSLGINMENSFNFEASEKGIENMYEMVSESITEKRMKGMFEDENL, from the coding sequence ATGAAGAATAATTTAACGGAAATCATTTTTTTGCTTGACCGGAGCGGCTCGATGGAAGGGCTGGAGAGAGACACAGTTGGCGGTTTCAATGCTTTTGTAAAAAAACAGACCGAACTGGAAGGCGAGACAATCCTGACAACGGTGCTTTTTGATGATCAATATGAAGTGCTCTGGAACGGGATTGATGCACGGGAGGCGAAGCTCACTGAAGATGAATACTATGTCCGCGGGATGACAGCGCTTCTGGATGCAGTCGGAAAAACAATACTTGATGTTGGCTACCGTCTTGGCAGAACCAGCGAGGAAAAGAGGCCTGGCAAAGTCATTTTCGTGATCACGACAGATGGCATGGAGAACGCGAGCAGCGAGTTCACATATGGAAAGGTGAAGGAACTGATCCGGCACCAGCAGGAAAAATACAGCTGGGAATTCATCTTCATGGGTGCCAACATCGATGTAGCCAAAGAAGCAGACAGCCTCGGAATCAATATGGAGAACTCCTTTAACTTCGAAGCCTCTGAAAAAGGAATTGAAAACATGTATGAAATGGTATCGGAATCCATTACCGAGAAAAGAATGAAGGGAATGTTTGAAGATGAAAATCTTTAA
- a CDS encoding ELKS/Rab6-interacting/CAST family protein has translation MKKKSVIGFTIAGALLLGGYATTSLANDDSTTSTAATVKSFFGKGFGHKGYYGGNSEALIEKAKDLGISTSGKDAQTLMGEIREATIKNEAKELGIKTDGKDISTLAEEVQLANLKQRAKDLGISADGKDAAALHDAIRLENLKDEAKELGVSTDNKDAQTLMEEIRTANLNKKAKELGVSTEGKDLQTLQQEVHTAYINQQAKKYGITVDGKDIRDIAQEVRSAKVKADAKELNITIDGKTIGEIAQEVQEKKVLNLAKELGISTTDKDTRQLMEEIQAKDADKLDELFEDGIGNHGMGFGHGGGFGMGSGFGHDGGFGKGGKGGMGHGGFGGEGGRGGMHHSGSGRGF, from the coding sequence ATGAAAAAGAAATCAGTTATTGGCTTCACAATTGCAGGTGCATTATTGCTTGGAGGGTATGCAACTACATCGTTGGCGAATGATGACAGCACCACAAGCACAGCAGCAACTGTTAAAAGTTTTTTTGGAAAGGGTTTTGGCCATAAAGGATATTACGGAGGGAACTCAGAGGCGCTGATCGAAAAAGCAAAGGATCTTGGCATCAGTACATCAGGAAAAGATGCTCAAACATTAATGGGTGAAATTCGTGAAGCGACAATTAAGAATGAAGCAAAGGAACTTGGGATCAAGACAGACGGTAAGGATATCTCAACGCTGGCTGAGGAAGTCCAATTGGCGAATCTTAAGCAAAGAGCGAAGGATTTGGGTATTTCTGCTGATGGAAAAGATGCCGCAGCCCTCCACGATGCGATTCGTCTAGAGAACCTTAAGGATGAAGCGAAAGAGCTGGGCGTTTCAACGGATAACAAGGATGCACAGACTTTAATGGAAGAGATCCGGACAGCGAACTTGAATAAAAAAGCGAAGGAACTGGGTGTTTCTACTGAGGGCAAAGACCTGCAGACATTGCAGCAGGAAGTTCATACAGCTTATATCAATCAACAGGCTAAAAAGTATGGAATTACAGTAGATGGCAAGGATATCCGCGACATTGCGCAGGAGGTGCGGTCTGCTAAAGTAAAAGCAGATGCCAAAGAACTGAACATTACGATTGACGGCAAAACAATAGGTGAAATCGCCCAGGAAGTGCAGGAAAAGAAAGTCCTGAACTTGGCGAAGGAATTGGGAATATCCACTACCGATAAAGACACACGCCAGCTGATGGAAGAAATTCAGGCAAAGGATGCTGACAAGCTTGATGAGCTGTTCGAAGATGGAATCGGGAACCATGGAATGGGCTTCGGCCATGGCGGAGGTTTCGGAATGGGCAGCGGATTTGGACATGACGGAGGCTTCGGAAAAGGTGGAAAAGGCGGAATGGGACATGGAGGTTTCGGTGGTGAAGGTGGCCGTGGCGGCATGCACCATAGCGGCAGCGGAAGAGGATTTTAA
- a CDS encoding DUF4352 domain-containing protein — translation MKIFKKWWFWLIAVIIVFALAGGGGEEETATKVDQADETSASAAGETSTTAKEEEKAPPVKEEFAVGEKVQLEDNVLTVTKVEKSAGGEFDQPKDGHEYVVVTVLIENAGDENISYNPFDFKMSNSQGQIVDQAFTTIDTNTALQSGELAPGGTVTGTIAFEQPAGDPGLQLQYTPSFWSDKTVKVNLQ, via the coding sequence ATGAAAATCTTTAAAAAATGGTGGTTCTGGTTGATTGCAGTTATTATCGTTTTTGCCTTAGCTGGGGGCGGAGGGGAAGAGGAAACAGCTACAAAGGTAGATCAAGCAGATGAAACCTCAGCTTCGGCAGCTGGAGAAACCTCTACTACCGCTAAAGAAGAAGAAAAAGCTCCGCCAGTAAAGGAAGAATTCGCAGTCGGGGAGAAGGTCCAATTAGAAGACAATGTGCTGACGGTCACCAAAGTTGAGAAATCAGCCGGAGGTGAATTTGACCAGCCAAAGGATGGACATGAGTATGTTGTGGTAACAGTTTTGATCGAGAATGCCGGCGATGAAAACATTTCATATAATCCTTTTGATTTTAAGATGTCGAACAGCCAGGGTCAAATCGTTGACCAGGCATTCACGACAATAGATACAAATACCGCACTTCAATCCGGAGAACTCGCACCCGGTGGAACGGTTACTGGCACAATCGCTTTTGAACAGCCAGCAGGAGATCCTGGCCTGCAGCTTCAATACACACCTAGCTTCTGGTCGGATAAGACAGTTAAGGTGAATTTGCAATGA